CTCGATGTGGAAACGCTGCAAGCACTGGAAGAAGGCCTTGATGCTTTCCCGGGCTGCGCGGTGATCATCAGCCACGACCGCTGGTTCCTTGACCGGATGGCGACCCATATTCTCGCGTTCGAAGGCGATTCCCATGTCGAATGGTTCGAGGGCGATTTCTCCTCTTACCTTGAAGACAAGAAGCGCCGCCTCGGCGAAGACGCCGTCAATCCGAAGCGCCTGAAATTCAAAAAATTCGCGCGGTAGGAGAATTTTTCGGTCCCTGGCGTCGACCGTCACGCAATTCGGTGCGAATCTTGCGTAAGGACGGGACGTCAGGGAGCCCGATATGACGACAAGTGCCTCGCCGAAGCTTTCGGTTGTGATCACGAACTACAATTACGCCGCCTTTGTCGCGACCGCGATCGACAGCGTTCTGTCTCAGGACGTCGAAATCGAACTCGTGGTCGTCGACGACTGCTCCAAGGACAATTCACGGGAGATCATCCGGTCCTATGGCGACCGGATCATTCCGGTCCTGCAGGAGGTCAATCAGGGACATGGCGGCGGATTCAACGCCGGATACGCCCGTACGACAGGGGATCTGGTCATGTTCCTCGATGCCGACGACTTCCTATTGCCCGGTGCGGGGCAGACGATCATTTCAAATTACGACCCTAAAATCGGCATGTATCTCTATCGGATGAACTATGCCGATGCTGAAGGCACGCTCGGTGGATTGTTCCCGCCGCCGCAAGTGCCGCTGGCCGATGGGGATGTTGCCGGGCAATTGCGCGAGATGGGGCACTATTCCGGCACGATCACGTCTGGACTTGTCTATACGCGCACCGCTTTGGAGCAGGTCATGCCGATGGATGCAGAGACGTTTCGGCAGGGTGGCGATGGGTACCTGTCTGCGACGGTGCCGCTGCACGCTGTCGCAAAGGGCTTCGACCAGCCGGTCTCTGCCTATCGTCTGCACGGATCGCAGCATTCGCAATTTGCCAAGGCCTACGCAAAGCGCGCACGCTGGCGCATTGGGCATCAACAGGCCTGCTTTGCGTGTATCCGGGAGCATGCTGCCCGGCAGGGCCTGCAAACAGCGGATGACCTGGGCGAGCGTGATCCCGGACACCTGCAGGAACGGCTCGTCTCGCTCCTGTTCGAACCCGAGCTGCATCCGGTGAAGGAAGACACCCGCCGAAGCCTGCTTAAAAAGCTGCGTGCGGCCAATCGTGAACGGTTTGGTGGCAAAGCCTTGCCGCGGAATGTCTGGTGGATCCTGATCGGTATCCTGCCGACGGGGGCGGCCCGGACTGTGCTGTCATGGAAAATAGATGTGGCGGCTCGCCCGGCCTGGATGAACAATCTCGGCCGCGCGCTCCGCAAGCGGCTTGGCATCGTAACAGGCTAGAACCACACGAAGCCCCTTGTCCTCTGCCACCCGTGGGCTAGGCTTCCCTTTTGAACGTGAAGGGGTCGTGGGCATGAGAATTCTGGTGACAGCTTCGCTGATGGCTCTGTTCCTGGCCGGATGCGGGAACCCTTCTGAACCTGCCGAACAGGACGCGGTCACGGTGATACCGTCCTATGAGGCCGCCGGCGTTGTAGCGAAGACCTTGCCGGAACTCGTGGAAGATCTGGGTGCGGGGGGCGTCACTTCAGAGGCGCTGACTCAGGCGTACCTGGACCGGATCGCATTGCTCGACCGGGATGGGCCACGGCTGCAGAGCATCATATCCTTGAATCCGAATGCCCTGCCACTTGCAAGGGCCAGCGATCAACGTCGCGCGAATGGCGATGCGCTCGGGCCGCTGGATGGTGTGCCCGTCCTTTTGAAAGACAATATCGAAAGTCTCGATCCGATGCCGACAACCGCCGGTTCTCTGGCGCTGAAGGATAATATCACCGGACGTGACAGCCCATTGGTTGCAGGCCTGAGGGCGCAAGGCGCGATCATTCTCGGAAAAGCGAACCTTAGCCAATGGGCCAATTTTCGCGATAGCGATTCCTTGAGCGGCTGGTCATCTGTTGGCGGACAAGTTCACAATCCGCATATGCTGGATCGCAATCCTTGTGGTTCCAGTTCCGGCTCTGGTGTAGCGGTCGCTGCATCCCTGGCAGCCGGCGCTGTGGGAACTGAAACCAACGGTTCGATTATCTGCCCGTCCAATGTCAACGGAATTGTCGGGTTCAAGCCGACCGTCGGTCTGGTTTCGCAGGAGGGTATCGTGCCGATCTCTCCTTCGCAGGATACAGCTGGCCCGATGACGCGCACCGTACGGGGAGTCGCGTTGATGCTGAACGCCATGGACCCTGGCGACGAGGACTATACGCTTGGACTTTCACCAGATGCGCTCAATGGGATGCGGATCGGCGTGATGCGGTTCGCCGAGGGATCCAACAAGGATATCAAGGAACACTTTGCCGCTGCGTTGGCGGTGATGGAGGCGCAAGGTGCGACGCTTGTTGATATCGACGCATTTGAGCCTGCGGCCGAAAACTACCAGGCGAGTACGCTCCCTCTGCTGGAATACGAGTTTAAAGACAGCCTGAACGCCTATCTTGCAACGACACCGGAGACGGTGACTACCAGAACGCTTAGGGAGCTGATTGCCTTCAACGAAGCGCATGCCGATCAGGAAATGCCCCTTTTCGGGCAGAGCATTTTTGAAGAGTCAGAGGCGCGAGGCCCGCTGACCGATCCGCAATATACGGGCGCGAAGGCGGCGGTGCGGTTTTCCACCCGGGAGCAGGGGATTGATCGACTGCTGGCCGAATATGACGTGAATCTGCTTGTTGCCCCTTCAGGTCCCGTCGCGCCGCGAATTGATCCGGTCAATGGCGATGTCTGGCCGGAATGGGCGGGTGCAGGCTGGATGGCGGCGCAAGCCGGATATCCGCACATGACGGTCCCGATGGGCGATGTACACGGCATACCGGTCGGCGTTTCGTTCATCGGATCGGCAGGTGACGACGCGGCGATCATTGCGTACGGCTATGCTTATGAGCAGGCGAGCCAGCTCCGGCCTGATCCACATTATCTGGCCAGCGCAGAAGAGCGGCCGGAAATCTCTACAGCGATGACGAAGTGACCGGCTTTAATGAGCAGGCGTCGACTTCAGGGCTGACAGCACTGCGGCATCCCGTTCATAGATATCCTTCAGGTAGGTGACGTCACCGCAGGAGTTGGTGACGGTCGTCAGGTACACGACGTAAACCGGGACAGCCCTGGTCAAGTCCACGCGCGTTTCCTTGCCTGAGTTGACCACCGCATCAATTGTCTGCCGGTCCCAGTCCGGCGTATCCTTCAGGATCCATGCGGCGAGATCCAGCGGGTTCTGTACGCGAACGCAGCCGGACGAAAACATTCGTTGCTCTGAGGCGAACAGGCTCTTGTCGCTCGTGTCGTGCAGGTAAACATTGTGCGGATTTGGGAACATGATCTTGACCTGCCCAAGCGCATTATGCGGCCCCGGCGCCTGACGCAGT
This is a stretch of genomic DNA from Hyphomonas adhaerens MHS-3. It encodes these proteins:
- a CDS encoding glycosyltransferase family 2 protein, which translates into the protein MTTSASPKLSVVITNYNYAAFVATAIDSVLSQDVEIELVVVDDCSKDNSREIIRSYGDRIIPVLQEVNQGHGGGFNAGYARTTGDLVMFLDADDFLLPGAGQTIISNYDPKIGMYLYRMNYADAEGTLGGLFPPPQVPLADGDVAGQLREMGHYSGTITSGLVYTRTALEQVMPMDAETFRQGGDGYLSATVPLHAVAKGFDQPVSAYRLHGSQHSQFAKAYAKRARWRIGHQQACFACIREHAARQGLQTADDLGERDPGHLQERLVSLLFEPELHPVKEDTRRSLLKKLRAANRERFGGKALPRNVWWILIGILPTGAARTVLSWKIDVAARPAWMNNLGRALRKRLGIVTG
- a CDS encoding amidase, with amino-acid sequence MRILVTASLMALFLAGCGNPSEPAEQDAVTVIPSYEAAGVVAKTLPELVEDLGAGGVTSEALTQAYLDRIALLDRDGPRLQSIISLNPNALPLARASDQRRANGDALGPLDGVPVLLKDNIESLDPMPTTAGSLALKDNITGRDSPLVAGLRAQGAIILGKANLSQWANFRDSDSLSGWSSVGGQVHNPHMLDRNPCGSSSGSGVAVAASLAAGAVGTETNGSIICPSNVNGIVGFKPTVGLVSQEGIVPISPSQDTAGPMTRTVRGVALMLNAMDPGDEDYTLGLSPDALNGMRIGVMRFAEGSNKDIKEHFAAALAVMEAQGATLVDIDAFEPAAENYQASTLPLLEYEFKDSLNAYLATTPETVTTRTLRELIAFNEAHADQEMPLFGQSIFEESEARGPLTDPQYTGAKAAVRFSTREQGIDRLLAEYDVNLLVAPSGPVAPRIDPVNGDVWPEWAGAGWMAAQAGYPHMTVPMGDVHGIPVGVSFIGSAGDDAAIIAYGYAYEQASQLRPDPHYLASAEERPEISTAMTK